The sequence ATCCACTTCATTTGCTCTGTAAACTTAACTGGTATGTCCTTGTATTTAGGCAGAACAACCCGCACATCTACACCTTGTTTTTTTAACTCCACAGGCAGTGAACCTATTACGTCTGCTAAACCTCCAGTTTTAATAAAGGGTACGGCTTCAGAAGCTACATGTAAAATTTTCATAGTCATAGATTTACATCCTCGTGCGCCTTTCTATGACAGTTGGGTATTGTTTGGGAGAGATTATCTTAGTATTTTCATTAAGTACTATATCCTTATCTAAAATTGCGTTTTCTAAGGTGGCATCTAGCCCTATAACACCCTTTTGCATCACTATACTATCCTTTACCACAGCTCCTTTTTCAACTTTTACACCTCTAAATAGTATGCTGTTTACTACGCTACCTTCTATAATACAGCCATTTGCAATCAGGGAATTTGCCACTTTAGAACCAGCACAATATTTCGCAGGTGGCTCATTTTGAACTCTTGTTAATATGGGATGGGGTGATATAAAGAGGTTTTTCCATGTTTGAGACTCTAATAGTTTCTTACTATACTTATAGTAAGAACAGGTACTATGAATTTTACCCCAAAAACCTTTATAGCTGTAAGCCATCATTTTCAATTGATTTATTTTCGGTATAATTCCATCTTTAACTAAGTCGTCAAGGCCACGACTTATGCAATGATCAATCAACTCAATAAGAATCTCTTTTTTTATCAGCATGATACCTAGGGAAAGATTGTTGTTAATCTTTTTTTGTGGATTGACAGCTATATCTGTAACCCTCTCATTGTCCATTTCAAACATTGTATGGTTGTGAGCTTGAAATTTATCTTCCATCTGCTGGTAGACAAAAGCTATATCGGCTTTCTTGTGTTTAAAAAAATCCCAAAGTCCATTGAAATCCATGTTATAAATTACATTTGAGTTGGCTAATAATACATATTTTTGTGTGCTGAATTTTAAATAGTCTAGGTGTTTATGGTAGTAGTCAACATCACCTAAATTTTTGTAGTAGCTTTCCTTTTCAAAAACAGGAGGTAATATAAAAAGTCCATCTTTTTTGCTATTAAGATCCCAGTCAGCCCCGGATTCTAAGTGTTCTAGCAACGATCTGTTTTTTCGTTGTGTAACAATACCTATATTCCTAATCCCTGAATTCACCATGCTAGATAAGGGGAAATCTATTAGCCTATATCTACCCCCAAAGGGAATGGCGGCGATTGATCTATGGCTTATTAAATCCCTTAGATTTTCTCCCACTATTGTATCATTTATAATTCCCATAACCTCTCTCATTGTTAATTACCTCCCCCGCTTGTTAGGTTATCAAAAACATCACCTTTTTTAACATGGGTATAGGGCTGTATCTTCACGTTTTCTCCTATTACTGTTATTCCCTTTCCATCCCCTAGTCCTATGATACAGTTTTTTTCAATAATTGTTTCTTCACCAATTATTGAATTATCTACAAGGGTGTTCTCTCCTATAGTTGTTCCTGTCATAACTACACAATTTCTTATACTTGCACCTTTTTTTATTACAACCCCTGGAAAAACCACACTATTTTCCACACTTCCTTCTATGGAGCACCCCTCAGTCACTAATGAGTTAGATACATTAGCTGATACCCCAATATAATGGGGTGGTTTGGCTGGGTTAACTGAATAAACCTTCCAGTTTCTATCACTTAAATTAAGTTTACTGCTTTCATCTAGTAAGTCCATGTTTGCTTCCCAGAAGCTTTCAATTGTACCTACATCTTTCCAGTAGCTATTGAATCTATAAGTATATAATCT comes from Alkalicella caledoniensis and encodes:
- the glgD gene encoding glucose-1-phosphate adenylyltransferase subunit GlgD, encoding MREVMGIINDTIVGENLRDLISHRSIAAIPFGGRYRLIDFPLSSMVNSGIRNIGIVTQRKNRSLLEHLESGADWDLNSKKDGLFILPPVFEKESYYKNLGDVDYYHKHLDYLKFSTQKYVLLANSNVIYNMDFNGLWDFFKHKKADIAFVYQQMEDKFQAHNHTMFEMDNERVTDIAVNPQKKINNNLSLGIMLIKKEILIELIDHCISRGLDDLVKDGIIPKINQLKMMAYSYKGFWGKIHSTCSYYKYSKKLLESQTWKNLFISPHPILTRVQNEPPAKYCAGSKVANSLIANGCIIEGSVVNSILFRGVKVEKGAVVKDSIVMQKGVIGLDATLENAILDKDIVLNENTKIISPKQYPTVIERRTRM